The following nucleotide sequence is from Pedobacter sp. PACM 27299.
CAATAAAATAGACCGTCATTTTCTAGGATCAGGATGGTCTTTTCCAGTCACCTTTTCGGTTGGAAATCATCAGCTGAACATCAGTGCCTACGAAGAAAATATCAAAGAGTCCATTGATATTATCCTGCAGACCAGGCATGGAGAACGTTGCATGGAAGGAGGCTTTGGAGGAGGATTACAGCAATTCCTTTTTAAAAAAATGGATGAAACGCTCAAAGGAGAGATTGCCGAAGCGGTGAGTTACGCATTGCTGTATAATGAACCCCGAATTACGGTGACAGACGTAGATGTTCAGTTCAGAGATGTAAGAGGCGGGGTGATAGAAATTTTACTGGGTTATATGTACAATCAAACGAATACCAGGCACAATTATGTGTTTCCTTTTTATATCAATGAAGGAACCAATTTAATCTGAGGATATGAAGTTCGTAAATCAGCATAGCATATTACATTCGGTATATGAGTCTCTGGCACCAGGGGCTTCTCTGATCGATGGGCGAACGGAGCAAGACTGGCTGCGTTTTCTGTCAGAATTTGCGGGCTTGATTAATTTTTACGACCAGACTAATTCCTTGAATGGCAACTGGGAGCCTTTCCTTCTAAAAGATCCTGTTTTTTTAATGGCTGCCATTTCTGGAACGAGCTACACCAAACTTTATACCCTATACTTAAATACCTGTCATAAACTGGAACGCCTTTTAGCCGCAGACCAGAAAAATGAGGATTTATCGAATTCTTTTAACCAGCTTTTTGATCAGCTGATTGGTATTTTTCTGAAGATCAGAGCATGGTATCACTACATGGAGCAATCTGTGGTGGATTATCCCTTAAAAACATACCTGGCTACGCAGATCAGGGCTACTTTTGCCAATGAACTGCAAGCCATCTTTTCTTTGAGGGAGGAACTGCTCAGTACTGAACTGATTGCAGGGTTGCTTCCTTTGGATCCTTTAGTGGCTGATAAATTTTTCGGTTATGAGGCAAGAATCTGGAATGAAGGCTTATATGGCGGTCCTTATTGGGAGCTTCTGGGTTTATCCCGCTCCATCAAACAGAATTCTCTTGTCGCCATTTTTAAGGCCTTAACGCATATCGCTGAAGCTTTATTTAACTTTTTGCAGGTCATCATCAGGCAGGCCAATACGGAATATGGACGTTTGATTAAACTAAAAAGCAGTTTCCCTGATACTACCTTACTGCGTACGTTTATTGAACTGTTAAAGGTTCAGCAGGCGCAGCTGAATGGCATCTCCGAGGCACATCTTCGATTTTACTATAAGGATATTTTGAAGCAGCGCGAACGTAAGGCTGTGGCAGACTGCGCTTTTTTAGTGGCTGTTTTGAACAGTAGCGATGCTGTTTTTAGCCTGCCAGAAGGCACCTTATTTGATGCAGGGACTGATCCGGAAAAGAATCCCATTGTATTTGCGAGTACGGAGGAGGTGGTTCTGAATCCAGCGGTTATTCCTATGGCCCAAACCTTATCAAGAGTGCCAGCTTCCAATGCGCTTTCCATTCTTCAGTTGCAAACCATCGCCAATCCTGGCGTATTGGAAAAAGATGAGGAGGGGAAGGTGTTGAGCTGGGATACCCTGGGCAGTCATGAACCCGATCCTGCTGCTCAACAGTCGCTGGGTATTGCATTTGCTTCACCTATGCTGCTGCTGAGAGAAGGAACGAGAACGCTGACGATCTCCATGAGTTATACTGGTGAAATGGATCTGAACATGCTGTCTGCGGCACAATGTTACCTCAGTACGCAGAAGGATTGGCTGGAGGTCAGTCCAGATTTTAAACTGGAAGAAGATACCGTGCCTAACCCCATCATTTTTACCATTACCTTAGCCCATACAGATCCCGCAATTGAATCTTTTCTCGTCAATCCTGATGCGGTTAACAGTTCCTGGCCGATGTTAAAATTGGTATTCCATCAGGTTACCGGAGCAAAAGTCTCCGTTCCGATATTGCAGGCACTGAAAATAGATGTTGATGTTGCCGAGATGGAAACCTTCCAGCTCTATAACGATTATGGGGCATTGAGCACTAAAGTGAGCTTTTCGCCATTTGGTCCCAGTCCTGCTTATGGCAGTAATTTTATCCTGGGCAGTAACGAGATTTTTAGCAAACCTGTAACTTCATTCCAGATGCAGCTGAACTGGGCTGTGCTGCCCATACCTCCAGATTTCAGTACCTATTATCAGGCTTATAATTTATACCTGAACGATCAGTTGAAGTTTCAGAAAACACCAGATTCCTGCTGGTGGAAGAAAACCTTCGGTAAAAAGAAAACGCCGCCCAGCACTGCAACTGAAGGGCCTTATAATAATTCCTGCTTTATGGCCGACTTTCAGATACTGGATGAAAAGAATTGGCAGCCTGTTGTATTTGACAGCAACGATTCTTCTACCGGTGCTAATTTGCTTTATGGTACGGATGACCAAGGGCTGAGCAGTTTCAGCAGCTATGCAACCACTGCGATTCCGCTAAGTGCATGCGATCCGGCACTGCAAAATCAGCCTATGAAATTTACGGAAACCAGTACTGCGGGATTCCTGAGAATGGAGTTAAAGGGGATCGATTATGGTTTTGGTGCCGTAATTTACCCGAATGTGGTAGCGGCCGTTACCCTTTATAATTCGCAGATACTTTACAATAAACAGGATCAGCCTTTTGCTGATGCGGCACAATTACCTTTTACCCCCAAATTACAAAGCCTTAGTGTAGCTTATCAGGCTTCAGCTCAGTATGTATTTAATCCCGAAAGTGGGCTGGAGCCTAGTATTGACACTTATCCGATCCAGGTTTTTTTATATACTCCTTTTACAAATTATACGGTTTATGATCAGGCGAATCAGCCTCTGGTACAAAAAGAGACCATGGGTGATTTGGAGGGTTCAGCGCTGGAGTTGTCGGGCATTCCTTTATACGCATCCTTTAACTATGATGGATTCTTATACCTGTCTGTGGATAGCCTGATTCCTGCGAGCAGTTTCAATATTTATTTTGAGCTGGCGAGGAAATATGCCAGCAGCAGCACTGTAACTCCTCAGCTGGAGTACTATTATTTAGGTACCGATGGCTGGGCTCCGCTGATGGTGCTGGCAGATGGCACCCATCACCTTAGTTCATCAGGAATTGTGACTTTGAATGTTCCGGCAAACATCACTTTAGAAAGTGAGCTGATGCCCAAAGGATGTTATTGGATAGTCCTTGCGGGAAATGATGTTTCACAGGTAGCTGCCACCGTTTTATTGAGTACCAACGGGATTATGGTGCAGCGCTCAGCCAGTAGCCCTGAAGTCCTCAGTCAGCTGAATATAGCCGCAGGTACAATTACGCAGACAAAAAAGCCCTTTTCGAAGATCAGCAGTATTCAGCAGCCTTTTCCTTCTTTTGGAACTCAGGTATCTGAAGATGCGGCAGCGATGAATAGGAGGGTCAGTAATCGTCTGAAAACAAAAGACAGAGCGGTTACAGCAGCAGATTATGTGACGCTGATGAAACAGGAATTTAATGATATCTATGATGCAGCTGTTGTTTTCGACGCCCTTCAGCAGACCATTAATATATATGTAGTAAAGGCGGTGGATCACTGGAAATCGCCCCATGCTTTCCTTCCAATGGTGAGCATTTATGAAGAAGCACAGCTGAAATTATATTTACAAAAGAGGACTTCTGCTTTTTCGGTGCTTCAGGTCAAAAATCCAGATTTTCAGGCGGTAGCTGTGGTTGCAAGTATCCGGATTCAAAAAGGATATGAATTTTTATCTGTTCAGCAGCGACTGATTCAGGCACTGAATATTTACCTCTCTCCATGGATTAACGACCCTGGCTTACAGGTGTCGATCTACCAGGACATAGATGATACAGCTGTTGCAGCTTTTATCAAAACTATAGCGGGAGTAGCAGCCGTAGAAACTGTGTTTTTTAAAAGTTGGATGTATCATCCAGAAATGATCACAGCGGCAGCAGAAACCACTGTATTGACCTCGATGGTAAAGCCACTGCGAAAATCTACTTTGTTTATTTCAAATTTGATTCACGAGATCAGCCTTTATCCCTCAGCAATATGAGTATAACAAATGTGATTATTGATCAGCCACTGCCGCTCAATCAGGACTACCGCGCACTCAAAGATAAGGGGCTGGCTTATATTCAGCTGCATAGCGGGCATGAATGGAGCAATTTGAATAACGTTGATCCTGGAGTAACGATTCTGGAGCAGGTCTGTTATGCGCTAACTGAATTGGGCTATTGTAATGATTTTCCTGTGGCTGATATTTTAACCGGAGCAGATGGAAATCTGGAATTGAAAGATCAGTTTTATCTACCAGAAGAAATCCTTACCAGTACACCGCTCAGCATAGCTGATTATCGAAAATGTCTTATTGATGGGTTAATAGGGGTATCCAATGCGGTAATAATTCCTATCCCTTGTCCTTTTGGCAGCGGAAATGGCGTTTACCAGGTTTATTTACAGCCATATCCTTCATTGACTCTGGAAGAGAGGAAAACACTTTGTGCTGCGGCCTATGTTTACCTGAATAAATGGAGAAATCTGGGCGAGCGGTTTCTGATACCTCTTTGTCTGGATGATGATTGGTATACCATCGCTGGCAGAATAGAAATTCAGGAGGAAACAGCACTAAACGAGATTCTTATTCAACTGCAGCAGCAGGTTCAGCAGGCGATATTTCCTCAGGTAGTTCCTGTGGGCTACGATGTATTAGAGCGTCATGGTATGCAGGCGGATGAGATTTTTAATGGTCCATTACTGCAATGCGGCTGGATTCCTAATTCAGCATTGGGGGAAAAGAAAGACCAGCTGCAATTGATTAAACTGCAGCAGCTGATGTTGAATGTCGCTGGGCTGAAGCAGGTCAGTCATCTGGTGTTTGATCAGCATCCTGCAGCGCAGGAGATTCAGACTGGTAGTACTCAGTTGCTGAGGATTGATTGGGTAGCTTCATTACAAGCGGGACTGGAGATTTATTGCAAAGATAAAAGGTTGGTGGTTACTGCTCATCTGCGATCGCTTTCAGCCGGGAGAACACCGCCTGGAGATCCGGGACTGATCTTTGGAACTTCTCCGAATGTCCGTACCAGCGTACCTATAGGTAAATTCCGGGATATCAATTCTTATTATTCTATTCAGCATACTTTTCCGGAGATCTTTGCAGTAGGGGAAGACGCGATCGTGGATGGTGCTACAGATTTTCAAATTGCACAATCGCGTCAGCTTAAAGGCTATTTAACTTTATTTGATCAGGTATTGGCCAATCAATTTTCCCAGCTGGCGAATTTGGGAACCTTGTTTTCTTTTAAAAATGCCAGCAGCGGGACACCCTCTGATGCATCTTTTTTTTATGAGACAAAAAGCCGGCTGGAGCATATCCCTTCAGAATACCCGGTTCCATATCTTGCCTTTTCAGTGAGCTATTTTTATCAGTCACTGTATTCAGTTCCTCACATCAGGCCATTGCTCAAAGACAATGAGATTTACAGTTTTAGTCTTGATGCTGAAACCGAAAAAGAATTAGCATACAACAGCTGGTTAGCCTATAAAAAAGACCCATATAATGCCTACATCAAAGGGTTAATGGACATCATGGAAGAAGAGCCGACCAATCTGGTGAGGAGGAACGAGATGCTGAATCATTTGCTGGCCCGCCACGGAGAATCACCCTTATTGATCGATACCATTATTCATGGTGCTTATTATGCGGGAGAAAGTTTAAAAGATCAGGTGATTTTTAAGAGTCTTTACCTCCAAAATTTAGGCTTGCTTTCATATTTCAGGCAAAAGGCTTATAACTATGTCAGTGCAAAGAAGGTAGCGGATTTCCTATCTGATGTTCCTCTTAATTTTGAACGCCAGATTATGGGTGGAAATACGAATGACTTTATATTTAATTCGGGGAAAGTAGACCGTATGGAAGAGCTGACTGCAGTTGATTTTATCAATTACTCCGCAGTGGAACTGAAGTTAAGCCTACTTTTTGGTTTAAAAACCGTTTACCGTGATTTCATCGCCAACCATTATGATCGTGCAGCGAGTGCTGCCGATCTGAAGCTAGCGATGTGGATGATCATGGAACGCAAAGGACTACTGCTGATTGAAACTGGTATGCTGTTTTTTGGCACTGAGATCCCTCCAGGAATGCCACAGGTGATCTTGATTTTTCCTGCATTTATTGTGCCGCTGAATACCGCAGCATTTGTGGAGCGACTCAACTTTTTTATGCAGCAAACAATGCCGGTACAGGTATCTTATGACTGGTATTTTTTAAATAGCAGTCTGCTGGAAATCCTGATAATTGCTTATGCGGAATGGCACAATGGACTGGTTTATGATAAAGGAGAATGGGCGGAGGGACAGGCCTTGCCTTACGCTTCCGATCTTCTCAGCGTAATTCATCAAATTTATCAAAATAGTCATGCCTCAAACTAACCAGCATCTCATTTCCAAGTTAACCTGGGATACCGTTTTTGATAGTAAGGCCCATGGACCAGCACTTCAAGATCGGTTAAGCGATTGGAGTGACTTCCACCTGCAACAAGAATTGAGTGCTGTTTTCGATAAGTTTTGTCCAGCAGCGCAAACCTGGAGAATCCAGTCGCTGGAATTAGACCTGGGAAACATCGATTTTGACCATCTAGAAACGGAATTGGCCGTTAAACTTCGTCAGCAGTTGAACGAGAAACTCATTTCCCTCATGCTCTACCCACATCAATACGGAAGTGATATTGAGATTCTGGATGAAAAAAGATCCCATGTACAGCTGATCCGGTATTTTTTGAGAAATGGTGTATTGCCATGGAATCATCAGACCAATGATGGTTCCCTGAATCAGATCCTGACCCTACAACTGCAAAATAACCAGGAAGAGCTGCTGGCCATGTTAAAAGAAGCAGGTTTAAGTGCAGAATTACTGAGGAGGAGAATGGCCTGGCAGTTTAGCGAACCGAATATGGTTAGCATTATTATGGGCATGGAGCCCAATGTAGGTGGACAAATCATTCTGTTTTCAAATGAGCTGACCAAAATCCAGCAAAAGGAAAGGGTAGTACAGGCCAGTAGCACTACAGATTTTAAGAAAAACGTGTGGTTCTGGGTCTTGAATTACCTGTTAACTGAGCGTGGGACTGTTTTTAACAGAATTCAATTCATGAAAAGCAGTATTGTGCAGATGGCTGCGCATTACAATATGCAATACGATCAACTTTTTGAGCTGATTGAGCTTTCTGTGGCAAAACTCAGCAGCAGTCTGAGTATGCAGCCTGATTTTATCCTTACCCTGCAGCTACTCTCCAAAGAGAATAAGCTGGCTCAAAAAAAGAGGGTCAGTGTGGAAGTAGAAGAAGACCATTGGCTGGGATTGAAAATACTCTTTCTGAATCAAAGCCTGAGAAGGACAGCAGGAAATAGGACAAGATTTAACGACTTGGTGACTGTACTTTCGAAAAGAGACAAAGTACGTTTCAAACAGCTAATAGTTGCGTTTGAAAATAATGCTGAGTTTTGGCTACCCCTGATCAAAGACCTGTCGTACCATAGTTTGAGGATAATATTTACTGCAGTTAATGACAGCAGGTCGGTGATTTTAACAGAAAGTATACTTTTTTTAAACCGATTACTGGGCAGGGTAAAAGAGGAGTCGGACCGCAATCAGCTTTGGTGTAGCGGCCTGATGTTTTTATTGGAACATAAGAATGAGTCTTTCAATGAAACGGCTTTTCTTCATGCACTGATTACGGTTTTAGCGGAAAATAAACAGCATTCTGCAATGGTCTTGTTGGATCAGCTATTGGTGGTCGAAGTTCCAACCTCACTAAAAACGCTGCGCCATACCACACTTTATCAGACGCTGGTTAGTGTTTTTAGGATGGAAATTTCCAGGATGCCAGGTTTACAGTTTAAGAAACACTTGCAGCAATTAATGGAATTGTTTCATTTGCAGATAAAAGAAGGGATTAAAGATCGCAAAGGCTTTGA
It contains:
- a CDS encoding GPW/gp25 family protein gives rise to the protein MEKEINKIDRHFLGSGWSFPVTFSVGNHQLNISAYEENIKESIDIILQTRHGERCMEGGFGGGLQQFLFKKMDETLKGEIAEAVSYALLYNEPRITVTDVDVQFRDVRGGVIEILLGYMYNQTNTRHNYVFPFYINEGTNLI
- a CDS encoding contractile injection system tape measure protein; the protein is MPQTNQHLISKLTWDTVFDSKAHGPALQDRLSDWSDFHLQQELSAVFDKFCPAAQTWRIQSLELDLGNIDFDHLETELAVKLRQQLNEKLISLMLYPHQYGSDIEILDEKRSHVQLIRYFLRNGVLPWNHQTNDGSLNQILTLQLQNNQEELLAMLKEAGLSAELLRRRMAWQFSEPNMVSIIMGMEPNVGGQIILFSNELTKIQQKERVVQASSTTDFKKNVWFWVLNYLLTERGTVFNRIQFMKSSIVQMAAHYNMQYDQLFELIELSVAKLSSSLSMQPDFILTLQLLSKENKLAQKKRVSVEVEEDHWLGLKILFLNQSLRRTAGNRTRFNDLVTVLSKRDKVRFKQLIVAFENNAEFWLPLIKDLSYHSLRIIFTAVNDSRSVILTESILFLNRLLGRVKEESDRNQLWCSGLMFLLEHKNESFNETAFLHALITVLAENKQHSAMVLLDQLLVVEVPTSLKTLRHTTLYQTLVSVFRMEISRMPGLQFKKHLQQLMELFHLQIKEGIKDRKGFELLKNKLENYIILQPKAFMEALKARPYQRSLELLLPLAITGKTYTALDFSTGRAWSSKADTRSEVETQASKAWLADLKNRPEQFLDFVKKELIVDTQLVWLQKMISFEGLSTMIGSQYPAQQSMMFVLVQFYQGLEFVSMSKVSAADLQYLLFKKVVKAWTSGNWKLITAENIWNELIWEICSKRGVTKSEFLRRMHAHQSMLPPVMQLTFKSLWAQDRSAVQERSSIQGRSAVQSDKSSQSKPVVTKSPAAAEQNNNRINEPISIRNAGLVLLNSYMVMLLRRLNLLDEKMAFCNQESQLAAVHYLQFLVTGQSHTEESFLPLNKLLCGISLSQPVKDGVSLSAEDQLLIEGLFQAVIAHWPSIGKCSMDGFRGNWLVRDGLLTEKEDRWELTVDKRAYDLLINRSPFSFSIIRHPWMDKPVHVHWPY